Proteins encoded in a region of the Bactrocera tryoni isolate S06 chromosome 4, CSIRO_BtryS06_freeze2, whole genome shotgun sequence genome:
- the LOC120775133 gene encoding poly(U)-specific endoribonuclease homolog: MRFKISHTLFVCTVLLLCVLQCEFAASYKTEIEITPAPPEEQTTKKSGFFSRWFGGGGDKTTTTTTPLPPRNAPAPTPSQPTLNAPRVQPNNAGAQKPPPFSINPNAPLLPLGPRPDTPESSPFGGNGLQPPQWPQPTPQSSAQTPTTPVGLRPTAGGPQQQRPQAVPTATNFGGAGGYGNAGNVNNFGRPGTAQPNLPPGFSPYQPPKAQPSGLDLSYGGGARPQGGTAGRPGFGLAPLTSTTTTTSTTTTTTTTTPKPSSPGSAIGLDMRNGFGGIGVSSTTTTHRPSTTKDDFPPLPPPRRPSVGKEDFPPLPTPRTPGSPTPASPLRPSSPGGSAQPTPTFSWGSPTPASPSRPGGGIIAPVSPTPSSPTRPGTPGAGGSGVSFVPHVPGPSTTARPGADSSASGSSVASDDEIRALTEQLYAKEQSLLNLVHVNPQGKTRSIDSTDEAPNPLFEVEPRAYDSPTVAKMRALFDNYEEDTLANEHVTVNERREENEFVDAVMGTQVMRQAMLFLQNKGIVTPDPKTHRDLVKELWFTQYSRGQGRIGSSGFEHVFVHEVKNGTLIGLHNWVYFADEEKAGRLDYKGYLHQIDLGNKAKVLKVRFSHKGVNKPVNGVFAGTSPELELALYTVCFQLRPDRTCPVSLGNQRFGIVTYTWRYRGKHLIGSAFPEI; this comes from the exons ATGCGTTTCAAGATCAGTCACACACTTTTCGTGTgcactgtgttgttgttgtgtgtgctGCAGTGCGAATTTGcag cCAGCTACAAGACCGAGATCGAGATAACTCCAGCGCCACCGGAAGAGCAGACAACAAAGAAGTCCGGCTTTTTTAGTCGGTGGTTTGGTGGTGGCGGTGATAAGACCACTACCACCACCACACCGTTGCCACCACGAAATGCGCCGGCCCCCACACCATCCCAACCAACGCTGAATGCACCGCGTGTACAACCAAACAACGCTGGCGCACAAAAGCCACCACCATTTTCCATTAACCCAAATGCGCCGCTATTGCCGCTGGGACCACGTCCTGACACACCTGAGTCATCGCCCTTCGGTGGCAATGGCTTGCAGCCACCACAGTGGCCACAGCCCACGCCGCAGTCATCAGCACAAACTCCAACCACACCAGTCGGTTTGCGTCCAACAGCCGGCGGCCCGCAGCAACAACGTCCACAAGCCGTACCGACGGCTACGAATTTTGGCGGTGCCGGTGGTTACGGCAATGCTGGTAATGTGAATAACTTTGGTCGTCCGGGTACCGCACAACCGAATTTGCCACCTGGTTTTTCACCATATCAACCACCTAAAGCCCAGCCATCTGGTTTGGATCTTAGCTATGGCGGTGGCGCACGTCCACAAGGTGGCACAGCCGGTCGTCCCGGTTTCGGTTTGGCACCATTGACCAGCACAACGACCACTACTAGTACCACAaccacgacaacaacaacaacaccaaaaccAAGTTCACCCGGCAGCGCTATAGGTTTGGATATGCGTAATGGTTTCGGCGGCATTGGTGTATCGTCCACGACCACTACACACCGTCCTTCGACAACAAAAGATGATTTCCCACCTTTGCCTCCACCACGTCGGCCTTCCGTGGGCAAAGAAGACTTCCCACCACTACCAACACCACGCACCCCTGGTAGCCCCACACCAGCTTCACCTCTACGACCTTCCTCACCTGGCGGTAGCGCACAACCCACACCAACCTTTTCCTGGGGTTCGCCCACACCAGCCTCACCATCACGTCCAGGTGGCGGTATCATAGCACCAGTTTCACCAACGCCAAGCAGTCCCACGCGTCCAGGTACTCCTGGCGCTGGTGGTTCTGGCGTTTCGTTTGTGCCACACGTACCCGGTCCCTCAACTACGGCAAGACCTGGTGCTGACAGCAGTGCCAGCGGTAGCTCAGTTGCTAGCGATGACGAAATACGCGCTCTAACTGAGCAGTTGTATGCTAAAGAGCAGAGCTTGTTAAATTTGGTGCATGTCAATCCACAGGGCAAGACGAGGTCGATTGATAGCACGGACGAGGCGCCGAATCC TCTCTTCGAAGTCGAACCTCGCGCCTATGATTCACCGACCGTCGCTAAAATGCGTGCACTTTTCGATAACTACGAAGAGGATACTCTGGCCAATGAACATGTGACCGTCAATGAGCGTCGCGAGGAGAATGAGTTCGTCGATGCAGTAATGGGCACGCAGGTCATGCGACAGGCTATGCTCTTCTTGCAGAACAAAG GCATTGTAACACCCGATCCAAAGACCCACCGCGATCTCGTTAAAGAGCTTTGGTTTACACAGTACTCGCGTGGACAGGGACGCATCGGTAGTTCGGGCTTTGAACATGTTTTCGTGCACGAAGTAAAGAATGGCACGCTGATTGGTCTACACAACTGGGTGTATTTCGCAGACGAGGAGAAAGCAGGCCGCCTGGACTATAAGGGTTATCTGCATCAAATCGATTTGGGCAAT AAAGCTAAAGTCCTGAAAGTACGCTTCAGTCATAAAGGTGTTAATAAACCGGTTAATGGTGTCTTTGCTGGAACCTCACCCGAATTGGAACTGGCTCTCTACACAGTATGCTTCCAGCTGCGCCCCGACCGCACATGTCCTGTGTCACTAGGCAACCAGCGCTTCGGCATTGTCACCTACACCTGGCGTTATCGTGGCAAGCATCTGATTGGCAGCGCCTTCCCCGAAATATAA